The segment GACATTAAAGCACCAGATCTCAGGTGAAATGAAACTGTTCTTCAGTTATTTTCAGTTGAGATATTACTAAAGAAGACAGCCCCGGCTAGTATAACTACTTTCCACAGACGTGTGAATCCTCTCTGCATTAATTATAGAAAGAATACATTACTATTACTTAttataaatgaaaggaaatatcTATACCATTCGACATGCATGATATTAATATCTAAACATAGAAACTTGGAGGAAAGAGGAGTACTCAGAAATAATGCTAGAACGTTCCTTTTGGCtgactttaaaaattcataaattctTGTTTCTCTTAAACATTATAAAGTATCATAATTACAAAGTTCTTGAAGTTTACAATTTCTATTCTAGTTCAACCAGAATGATTGTTTGTCCTACAGTGGCAGGATATACTGGAGAATTCCCTTCATTATGTTTGTCCTCTTGAGGGATAAAGAATGATCTCTGCAGAATTACtctctgccacacacacacacacacaaatacactcattttccttttttctttaaacttagaACCTGCTGAGAAGAAAATGGACCCTGGAAATCACTCCTCAGTGATTGAGTCCATTCTCTCTGGGCTCACAGAACAATCACAACTCCAGCTGccacttttcctcctcttcttagGAATCTATGTGATCACGGTGGTGGGGAACCTGGTCATGATCACACTGACTGGGCTCAGTTCTCacctgcacacccccatgtactattTCCTCAGCAATTTGTCCTTTATTGACCTCTGTCAGTCCACTGTCATTACTCCCAAAATGCTGGTGAGCTTTGtgacagagaaaaatatcatCTCCTACCCTGAATGCATCACTCTGCtctatttctttgttgtttttattattgcagAGAGTTATATGTTGGCTGAAATAGCATATGACCACTATGTTGTTATCTGTAACCCCTTGCTTTATAATGCCATCATGTCTTATTATAGGTGCTTTCAGCTCACAGCAGCTGTTTATATCTTGTGCATCATTCAATCGAAATTCAATACTTGCTTTATGTTGAGACTCTATTTCTGCAAGGCCAATGTGGTTAACCATTATTTCTGTGATGTTTTTCCACTCGTGGAGCTATCCTGTTCTAGCATCTATTTCAACAAATTATTGGCTCTAGTCTGCAGTTCTTTCAATGTCCTGATTCCTGCCTTAACCATTCTTACCTCCTACATCTTCATCCTCTATAAAATCTTCCACATCCACTCCACTGAGGGCAGGTTCAAAGCCTTCAGCACTTGCAGTTCCCTCATCTTGGCTGTTGCTGTTTTCTATGGATCTGCAGCATTCATGTACCTGCAGCCATCATCTGTGAGCCCCATGGACCAAGGAAAAGTGTCCTCTGTGTTTTATACCTGCATTGTGCCCATGCTGAATCCTTTGATCTACAGTTTGTGGAATAAGGTTGTCAAATTGGCCCTGAGGAAAATCCTGTACAGTGGAAAATGTAGATGAATAGACTCAGTGTCATGGTGTTATATGGGAAATAAAAATGTGCTTTGCTGAGATACACaatgttttagttttattgttCAAATTTTTGGAAATTCACGGTCATTTCCCCATACAATAGTTTCCCCAAGTTTCCTCCAGGCTAATTCCTTTGAGTTCATGTTATATTGACTATTTATGGAGAAATATCAAGATTAAAGTCAAAGACTTTGAGAATTCAAGAAGCTCAAGTgtggtaccaaaaaaaaaaaaaaaatacagacaacaCCAAGAACAATTATGATGGCAATCATAGAATAATAACATGTTATTATTGAGTTAGTATAAAATATCAAACACTGTGCCCAGCACTTTATATTAGgtaactttcattatttttttaaatttttaaaaattattattttttaaaatttatttatttattttttaaattttattttatttttaaactttacaatattgtattagttttgccatacatcaacatgcatccgccatgggtgtacacgtgttccccatcctgaatccccctcccacctccctccccataccatccttctgggtcatcccagtgcaccagccccaaacttcctgtatcctgcatccaacctggactggcgattcttttcttttttgatattatacatgttttactgccattctcccaaatcatccccccgtccctctcccacagagtccctgtatgcaagacagcaaaagagacacagatgtataggtaactttctttaatatttatggtATTCTCTCAAGGCAAGCCCTAGTATTGTTTCCCTTTGAAAGATGGGTCAACTGAAGCTCAGTTTACTTAGAGGAAATGCACACAGTCCCTAACATAATAAAGACAGAGGCTAGAATGTCTGGCTTCAGGAACTGTGATTTTACTCAAAGTAGTATATTGCCTCCAGGTAATTGTGGGTATGTGTAAGGCCTTCTCAGTAATTTTCTTTGACACATTAATCTTCTACCTTTCCTGTAAGATTGTAATTGCTTTCGGCTAGATCTCTCCAAtgctattttcactttcatttcatttgatataatgaaaataaaaagaatatttcaaacCTGTGTTGATCAAACAAAAAGACCAAATGGAAAGTTACTGCAGGAACTTATCATAAGATTCATCAATGAGACTCAAATTATCATGTTCAATACCAACAATTTTTACAGAAGCAGACCAacacatttttatctttataCCATTAATGCTATACTGTTTATATAATaaacaggggcttccttggtggctcagcagtaaagaatgaagctgccaatgcagaagatgtggctTCACTCCTTGGGAGGagaacatctcctggaggaggaaatggcaacccactccagtattcttgctggggaaatcccatggacagaggaccctggcaatctacagttcatggagttgcaaagagtctgacacagctttGCCACTAAACTACAACAAATTTCTGTATCAACTACACATAATAGTCCCAAATTCTGTAAGTTGTATCACCTTCATGCAGTTCATAGTCTTTTGTCATTCAAGTTATATGTAATTGCCATTTCTTGTCAGTTTTATCTTGGAAACATCTTGCTCATATTGCTCCTTTTTCTGCTTCTGGGAATTTAACATCTGGTAACTataaattcacataaaattctAAATACTCAATGGACaaatgtttgagcaagctctgggagatgg is part of the Bos javanicus breed banteng chromosome 29, ARS-OSU_banteng_1.0, whole genome shotgun sequence genome and harbors:
- the LOC133240956 gene encoding putative olfactory receptor 8G3, which encodes MDPGNHSSVIESILSGLTEQSQLQLPLFLLFLGIYVITVVGNLVMITLTGLSSHLHTPMYYFLSNLSFIDLCQSTVITPKMLVSFVTEKNIISYPECITLLYFFVVFIIAESYMLAEIAYDHYVVICNPLLYNAIMSYYRCFQLTAAVYILCIIQSKFNTCFMLRLYFCKANVVNHYFCDVFPLVELSCSSIYFNKLLALVCSSFNVLIPALTILTSYIFILYKIFHIHSTEGRFKAFSTCSSLILAVAVFYGSAAFMYLQPSSVSPMDQGKVSSVFYTCIVPMLNPLIYSLWNKVVKLALRKILYSGKCR